TGTGCAAACGTTGCACCGCCCGCCATCAATAGGCCAGCGGAACATGCAGCAATGATCAAGTTCTTCATTTTGCGCTCCTTGTTCATTACTTGATTCCGACGGATCGCCGGCTGCGTCGAGGGCGCCCGCTACGCGTTCCTTCGCGCCTCAGGAGCCGCCGAACCAACTGTACCCTTGGTCTTCCCAGTAACCGCCAGGGTACGTATTTGTGACGAACATCTCCATAATGTGCTTCGGGTTTTTGTAGCCGAGCTTTGTCGGCATCCGCAGCTTCATCGGAAAGCCGTATTCGGGCGGCAGCGTCTTGCCGTCGTACTGAAACGTCAGCAGTGTCTGGGAGTGCAGCGCCGTCGCCATGTCGATACTTCCGTAATAGTCATCCGCACATTTGAAGCCGACATACTTTGCCGACGTGTCCGCACCGATCCGCTGCAGGAATTCGCGGAAAGGCGTCCCGCCCCAGCGGCCAATCGCGCTCCATCCTTCCACGCAAATGTGACGCGTGATCTGTTCGGCATGCGGCAGTGCGTACAGCTCCGGTAGCGTCCAAGTGCGCTTTCCGGTCACAAGGCCGCCAATCTGCAGCCGGTAGTTCGAGCCGTCCACGTCGGGCACCTCGTCTATTCCGTAATACGCATTGAACGGAAACGGCCGCGTGATTTGCGCTTCGGTGTAAGTCGGCGCCAGCCGGGTCGGGTCGAACAGCCACGCCTGCACGCGGTCGTTCATCCGCGACACCCGCATCAGGAAGGCGTTGACCGATTGGTCGTCGGTGAGGCTGCAGCCCGTCAGCATCGCGAGGCCGCCGAGCGTCAGCGCGCGCTGGGTGAAGAGGCGCCGCGACGGCAGCGCCAGTTCGCGTTGCGCGTCTTTCAGGATCGACTTGCGATCGAGCGACGGGCTGACAGGAAAACTGATCTTCTGCCTAATGGACATCGCAATCTCCTCAGCGTCCGCGGATCATCGTCAGCAGCGAGCGGGGCACCACGGCGACCATCGCGACATGCACCACGACGAACGCTACCAGCACGGCCATCGCGCAGAAATGGACGATGCGCGCGGACTCGTAACCGCCCATCAATTCCCGAAGCAGCGGGAACTGCACTGATTTCCAGAGCACTATCCCGGACAGCACCAGTACGATCAAGTCGATGATCGCAATCAGGTAGGCGAGTTTCTGCACCGCGTTGTAGTTGTGCAAATCGTCGTGATGCAGCTTCCCAGCCAGCGCTCGCATGAGATCGCGCAGCACGGCCACCGGCGCCAGCGGAAAGAATTTACGAAAGAGGCGCCCGGTCACGAGGTTCAGCACGAGATAGACGATGCCGTTGAAAACCAATACCCACATCGCCGCGAAATGCCATTGCAGCGCGCCGGCGAGCCACCCGCCCAGCGTAATGTCCGGCGAAAACATGAATCCTTTGAAGATCGGCGACGCATCATAGATGCGCCAGCCGGACAGCACCATCACGATCGCGGCGAGTGCGTTCACCCAGTGCGTGATGCGTAGCCAGATCGGATGAATCGCCATGATCGCCTCTCTTAACCGCACACCGTCAGAGCGGTCGCCTGCAGCTCGCCGCTGTCCCTTGCGCCCATGCGTGACGGTGACGATGCCGCATGTATCAGATTGTAGATTTAGCTGGTACTGCCGACCGCGATTTTCTGGCACATTTCGACGGCTGCACGACGTGCAGCTCCGCCGCCCGTCAGCCACGAGCGTCTTGCCGCCGCTTTCGTCTGCTTGAACCGGCTGCAAGACCCGCTCGTCGCCGAAGTACCGGCACGCTCCGCGTCGACCAACACTTGAGACCGTGTCCGACCATCCTGTTATGTCGAGATTCGACGTTGGCGTGCTTGCGAAGAAGGTTCGTGGCAATTGCGGCGTCGCAAGAAGGAGAGCGAA
This window of the Burkholderia contaminans genome carries:
- a CDS encoding molybdopterin-dependent oxidoreductase, which translates into the protein MSIRQKISFPVSPSLDRKSILKDAQRELALPSRRLFTQRALTLGGLAMLTGCSLTDDQSVNAFLMRVSRMNDRVQAWLFDPTRLAPTYTEAQITRPFPFNAYYGIDEVPDVDGSNYRLQIGGLVTGKRTWTLPELYALPHAEQITRHICVEGWSAIGRWGGTPFREFLQRIGADTSAKYVGFKCADDYYGSIDMATALHSQTLLTFQYDGKTLPPEYGFPMKLRMPTKLGYKNPKHIMEMFVTNTYPGGYWEDQGYSWFGGS
- a CDS encoding cytochrome b/b6 domain-containing protein, with the translated sequence MAIHPIWLRITHWVNALAAIVMVLSGWRIYDASPIFKGFMFSPDITLGGWLAGALQWHFAAMWVLVFNGIVYLVLNLVTGRLFRKFFPLAPVAVLRDLMRALAGKLHHDDLHNYNAVQKLAYLIAIIDLIVLVLSGIVLWKSVQFPLLRELMGGYESARIVHFCAMAVLVAFVVVHVAMVAVVPRSLLTMIRGR